The following proteins are co-located in the Spirosoma montaniterrae genome:
- a CDS encoding penicillin acylase family protein codes for MRYAKAILSTLLTIILIYALSRSWGTVPAFGPLLSPFVGFWQNAEPANDADEEITINGTSAPVTVIFDDLAIPHVFAQNDRDAYFAQGYLTARDRLWQMEFQTHAAAGRVSEIVGDRALELDRYNRRLGMGFGAERAVKAMMADPRSRESLEAYTAGVNAYIDQLKPAQYPLEYKLLGYAPEPWQPIKCAYFLKYMSGVLALGADDLNMSNVLKKYGLAVTTDLFPDYPFREDPIVPAGTKWDFKPINIPAVPASVLPNGKPLAMRWPEHDPTIGSNNWAVGPQKSATGYPILANDPHLSLSLPSIWYQIQLVTPTLNVYGASMPGSPGVIIGFNRQIAWGVTNVGADVLDFYQIKFKDASKREYWHDNKWKPITRRLEVIKAKGKPDIIDTVLYTHHGPIMYEENEKPYAKNVPVGYAARWIAHEASNDFLTYYLLDRAKNHADYRKALSFYSAPAQNFVFADVAKDIAISPNGRFPLKWKNQGKFLLDGTNPAHDWQGWVPAEQNPHVKNPPRGFVSSANQFSTDPTYPYYLNWQFASAERGIRINQRLTAMQNATPDSLRMLQNDNLNLRAKNALPIFLPYLRTNGLTAEQAKALDIVKKWTYTNDVGEVGATIFTEWMQQYMEHVWKDDFPSNDQNTFRFPSFDRTLLLAEKEPNARWFDNVTTATTETLGDMLTQSFRSAVDSLTRQHGPIGKAWQWGNHKATRISHLARLDALSALNVQIGGGANIVNATSERNGPSWRMVVALGPQPKAYGVYPGGQSGNPGSPHYLNMLETWRTGQLNELLFLQTAQDKHPRIKRKMVLK; via the coding sequence ATGCGTTACGCTAAGGCCATTCTTTCTACTCTTCTAACCATAATTTTAATCTACGCGCTCAGTCGTTCATGGGGTACAGTCCCGGCGTTTGGGCCACTACTTAGTCCATTTGTTGGGTTTTGGCAAAACGCTGAACCCGCCAACGACGCCGACGAAGAAATTACAATCAATGGCACGTCGGCTCCGGTTACGGTCATTTTCGATGACTTAGCCATCCCGCACGTATTCGCGCAGAACGACCGCGATGCCTATTTCGCGCAGGGTTATCTGACTGCCCGCGACCGGCTCTGGCAGATGGAGTTTCAAACACACGCAGCCGCCGGGCGAGTGTCTGAGATTGTAGGCGACCGCGCCCTCGAGCTCGACCGCTACAACCGGCGATTAGGTATGGGATTCGGGGCCGAACGCGCCGTAAAGGCTATGATGGCCGATCCGCGTTCGCGCGAGTCGCTTGAAGCCTACACAGCGGGCGTCAACGCCTATATCGATCAGTTGAAACCCGCGCAGTATCCGCTCGAATACAAACTGCTGGGCTATGCCCCCGAACCCTGGCAACCTATTAAGTGTGCCTATTTCCTGAAATACATGTCGGGGGTACTGGCACTGGGAGCCGATGACCTGAATATGAGCAACGTACTCAAAAAATATGGTCTCGCCGTTACGACGGATCTGTTTCCCGATTACCCCTTTCGCGAAGATCCAATTGTTCCGGCTGGTACAAAATGGGACTTCAAACCGATAAACATTCCGGCTGTTCCTGCCAGTGTGCTGCCCAATGGCAAACCGCTGGCAATGCGCTGGCCCGAACATGACCCAACCATTGGCAGTAATAACTGGGCCGTGGGGCCGCAAAAGTCGGCTACCGGCTACCCAATTCTGGCGAATGACCCGCACCTGTCGCTGAGTCTGCCGTCGATCTGGTATCAGATTCAGTTGGTTACGCCCACACTGAACGTATACGGAGCTTCTATGCCGGGTTCGCCAGGGGTGATAATTGGTTTCAACAGGCAAATAGCCTGGGGCGTTACGAATGTTGGTGCCGACGTACTCGACTTTTACCAGATCAAGTTCAAAGACGCATCGAAACGCGAGTATTGGCACGATAACAAATGGAAGCCCATCACGCGTCGGCTGGAGGTTATAAAAGCAAAGGGTAAACCCGACATCATCGACACGGTATTATACACGCATCATGGCCCGATTATGTATGAGGAAAATGAAAAGCCGTATGCCAAAAACGTACCGGTTGGCTACGCAGCCCGCTGGATTGCCCACGAAGCCTCAAATGATTTTCTAACCTACTACCTTCTCGACCGGGCCAAAAATCACGCCGATTACCGCAAGGCTCTGTCGTTTTATTCGGCTCCGGCGCAAAATTTCGTCTTTGCCGACGTTGCCAAAGACATTGCGATTTCACCAAATGGGCGTTTCCCTCTGAAATGGAAGAATCAGGGCAAGTTTCTGCTCGACGGAACCAATCCGGCCCACGATTGGCAGGGGTGGGTCCCGGCTGAACAAAACCCGCATGTTAAAAACCCGCCGAGGGGATTTGTCAGCTCGGCCAATCAGTTTTCGACAGATCCGACCTATCCGTATTACCTGAACTGGCAGTTTGCTTCCGCCGAACGCGGCATCCGCATTAATCAGCGGCTTACAGCTATGCAAAACGCTACGCCCGACAGCCTGCGGATGCTGCAAAATGACAATCTGAATTTGCGGGCTAAAAACGCGTTGCCTATATTTTTGCCCTATTTGCGAACGAATGGACTAACCGCTGAACAGGCTAAAGCGTTGGACATTGTGAAAAAATGGACTTACACCAATGATGTAGGCGAGGTTGGTGCCACTATTTTCACTGAGTGGATGCAACAGTATATGGAACACGTCTGGAAAGACGATTTCCCCAGCAATGATCAGAACACATTTCGATTTCCGAGTTTCGACCGAACGCTGCTGCTGGCCGAAAAAGAACCAAACGCCCGTTGGTTCGACAATGTAACGACCGCAACAACTGAAACACTTGGCGATATGCTGACGCAGAGTTTCCGGTCAGCCGTTGACTCGCTCACCCGGCAGCACGGCCCCATCGGCAAGGCATGGCAGTGGGGCAACCATAAAGCAACACGCATCAGTCACTTAGCCCGGCTCGATGCCCTCAGCGCGCTGAACGTACAGATTGGTGGTGGAGCCAACATCGTTAACGCTACCAGCGAACGCAACGGCCCGTCGTGGCGGATGGTGGTGGCGTTGGGGCCACAGCCCAAAGCCTACGGTGTGTATCCGGGCGGGCAGTCGGGCAATCCCGGCAGTCCGCATTACCTGAACATGCTCGAAACATGGCGAACGGGCCAGCTCAATGAATTGCTTTTCCTGCAAACCGCACAGGACAAACACCCCCGCATCAAGCGGAAAATGGTGCTAAAGTAA
- a CDS encoding OmpH family outer membrane protein, with the protein MKNASLILNVILTIAVAVLYYLHFKDRQPDAPAVVAKPAEAKGKEIVYVNVDSLLTKYEYFKDTQKVLESKRFQLENELATKGRNLQNKAAFFQQQASQGKLTQEQGRATEVSLQKEQQDILAYRERAAQNLAVEEQNKNKELYDQIYDYLKKVNAQNKYQFVLGYTKGGGILFANPDADQTKVVLDGLNKEYKEKQTKKK; encoded by the coding sequence GTGAAGAATGCCTCATTAATTCTGAACGTCATCCTGACGATTGCCGTAGCTGTACTCTACTACCTGCATTTTAAAGACCGCCAGCCCGACGCGCCCGCCGTAGTGGCAAAACCCGCCGAAGCGAAAGGTAAAGAGATTGTTTACGTAAACGTCGATTCGTTGTTGACCAAATACGAATACTTTAAAGATACACAGAAAGTACTTGAAAGTAAGCGATTTCAGTTGGAAAACGAACTGGCAACCAAAGGCCGCAACTTGCAAAATAAAGCCGCTTTTTTCCAGCAACAGGCCAGTCAGGGAAAGTTGACCCAGGAACAGGGCCGTGCTACCGAAGTGTCTCTGCAAAAAGAACAACAGGATATTCTGGCCTACCGCGAACGGGCGGCCCAGAATCTGGCGGTTGAAGAGCAGAACAAGAACAAGGAGTTATATGACCAGATATATGACTATCTGAAAAAAGTAAATGCCCAGAATAAATACCAGTTTGTATTGGGGTATACCAAAGGTGGTGGCATTCTGTTTGCTAACCCCGATGCCGACCAAACCAAAGTTGTTCTGGACGGTCTGAACAAAGAGTACAAGGAGAAACAGACAAAGAAAAAATAG